A region of Dictyostelium discoideum AX4 chromosome 1 chromosome, whole genome shotgun sequence DNA encodes the following proteins:
- a CDS encoding hypothetical protein (Similar to Dictyostelium discoideum (Slime mold). prespore-specific protein) has protein sequence MNNNKNNNKNNNNNNNNNNNNNNNNNNNNNNNNNNNNNNNNNNNNNNKLIYPANNSNNKK, from the coding sequence atgaataataataaaaataataataaaaataataataataataataataataataataataataataataataataataataataataataataataataataataataataataataataataataataataataataataaattaatttatccagccaataatagtaataataaaaaataa